The Ignavibacteriota bacterium genome contains the following window.
GTCCGAGTTCGTATTGTGGATGTGATTTTAGTCCGGGGAATCTTACCCAATCAACTTTTGGATGATTTTCAAGATATTCGGCTACTTTTTGGGCATTTTCAGCTTGTTTACGCACACGTAAAGCCAATGTCTTCAAACCGCGATGAACAAGGAATGAATTGAAAGGATCAATTACACCACCTATTAAATTGGACATTTTCCTGAAATGTTTGTATTCGGCTATGTCATTTAATACGACAATACCTGCAACAACATCAGCATGACCATTTAAAAATTTTGTCATTGAGTGCATGATATAGTCAGCACCAAACTCGAATGGACGTTGATATACCGGGCTCATGAAGGTGCTGTCAACAGAAAGTTTTGCACCACGGCAATGTGACATATCAGCTATTGCTTTGATATCTGCCATTATTAATGTTGGATTCCCGGGTGTTTCTATATGAACAAGCTTGGTATTTGGTTTGAAAGCTGCTTCAATCGCTGCTAAATTTGATGTATCAACAAAAGTAGTATCAACATTATAATGTGTGAACAAATCCTTCAAGATTGTTACAGTTGGACCATATACTGCTTCTGAACAAATTACATGATCGCCTGTTTTTAAGGTTGATGCAATGATTAGATGAACTGCAGCCATTCCGCTGGCGCATCCGATTGCTTTTACTCCGCCTTCCAACGCAGCAACAGCATCCTCCATAGCTTCTACAGTAGGATTACGCATTCTGGTATAAATATAACCTTCTTCTTCACCATTGAAAAGTCTGGCGCCATGGTCAGCTGATTGGAATTTGAATGTTGATGTTTGAAAAATAGGGGTAACTACTGCACCTTCAGGGCTTTCTTTTAAGCCGGCATGAACGCAAATTGTGTCAATATTTAAACTATGATGACTCACTTAATTTATCTCCTAAAAAATTAAAGCAAAATTATTTTTTTGCTCAAAAATAAAATACAAACTTAATATTAACTTTTTTAATATCAAAATATTATTCAGAAATAATTAAATTAATTCCAAAAAGGATAATATATATACTAAGCCATTATAATAATAATACTTTGTAAGTATTTTAATTTATTCTCAAATGGATTGAATCCTTTAAGGAGTTATGAATTTTGCTGGTTTGCATTATTGCCAAAAATCTTTCAAGTGCAATTCAATTTGTTTTTAATCGTAAACTAAATTCTTTTGTTTTACAAAATTTCAAAAACTAACAAATCAATATGAGTGTTGAAAAAAAAATAAAATCACTGGTCATTGTGGAATCGCCGGCAAAAGCCAAGACCATAGAGAAATTATTGGGTAAAGATTTTTATGTTACTTCGAGTGTAGGACATATTCGTGACCTTCCTAAAAAGGAAATGTCTATAGATATTAAAAAAGGCTTCATACCAAATTACGAAATTTCTCCGGAAAAGAAGAAAACAGTATCTGAATTAAAAAAATTAGTAAAAGAAAGTGAAACTGTATGGCTTGCTACCGATGAGGACCGCGAGGGTGAGGCAATTGCATGGCATTTGTGTGAAGCTCTTGGACTTGATTATAAAAAAACAAAGCGCATAGTGTTTCACGAAATTACTAAAACAGCTATCAGTAAAGCTATCCAAAATCCAAGAATCATAGATAAGAATCTGGTTGATGCCCAGCAGGCAAGGCGTGTTCTGGATCGCCTTGTTGGTTACGAACTTTCGCCTGTTCTTTGGAAGAAGGTCAAGAAAGGACTGTCTGCAGGAAGAGTTCAGTCTGTTGCGGTGAGATTAATTGTCGAAAGAGAGCGTGAGATAGAAGATTTTAAATCAGAAGCTTCTTTTAGAATTATTGGTGAATTTCTGACTGAAGAGAATAAAAAATTCAATGCTGAATTAAAAAAACGCTTCAAATCTCTTGAAGAGGCAGAGAAATTTTTAAATCATATCAAAAATTCGACTTTTACTGTGTCAGATTTGATTGTGAAGCCGAGCAAGAAATCACCTTCACCTCCATTTACAACTTCTACTCTCCAGCAGGAAGCCAGCCGCAAATTAGGTTTCTCGGTAAAGCAGACTATGATAGTTGCTCAAAAATTATACGAATCCGGAAAGATAACTTATATGAGAACTGATTCGTTAAATTTATCTGATGATGCTCTCAATAATGCAAAAGATTTTATTTCAAGTGAGTTTGGCAAGAATTATTCAAACCTTAGAAAATTTAAAACCAAGAACGAATCAGCACAGGAAGCACACGAAGCAATCCGACCAACTGATATTTCTGCATCTGAAATCAAAGGTGAAAGAGACCAGTCAAGATTATACGAATTAATATGGAAAAGAACTGTAGCAAGTCAGATGGCTGATGCTGAACTTGAAAAAACGACCGCTAATATTGAAATTTCAAATTCTGAAGAGCTTTTTGTAGCAACAGGCGAAGTTATCAAATTTGATGGCTTTCTGAAGGTTTATATTGAAAGTTCGGATGAGGATAATGGCGAAGAAAATGGGTCAAAAATGCTGCCGAAAATAAGGCAAGGTGAAAATCCTGAAAGAGAAAAAATCACCGGCAGACAGGTTTTCAAGAATCCACCTGCCAGATATACAGAAGCAAGTTTGGTGAAAAAGTTGGAAGAATTGAGTATTGGAAGGCCATCTACTTACGCTCCGACAATTTCAACTATTCAGGACAGAGGCTATGTTGAGAAGGGTGACCGTGAAGGTAAAATCAGAGAATACTTTACTCTTGAGCTGGCAGAAAATCAGGTTACAATCACAAAAAAATCTGAGACAACAGGCAGTGAAAGAGCAAAATTATTTCCAACTGATATGGGATTAGTTGTAAATGATTTCTTGGTTAAATTTTTTCCGGTAGTTGTGGATTTTAATTTTACTGCAAAAGTAGAGGAAGAATTTGATGAGATAGCTGAAGGAAAAATTGAGTGGCAGAGTATGATAGCAGGATTTTATCATCCTTTTCACAAAACAATTGAAAGTTCAGACGGTATTTCTCGTGAAGAAGCCGTCCAATCGCGCGAACTTGGTACTGATCCTAAATCAGGACGTCCAATTTATGTAAAAATCGGTCCATACGGTCCTATGTTTCAGCTAGGCGATAAAGAAGACATTGAAAAACCCAAGTTTGCATCTCTTCCAAAAGGTATGAGAATGGAGCAAGCAACAATATCTGATGCTCTTCAGTATTTTGCCCTCCCAAGAAAAGTTGGTTTAGCTTCTGACGGCAGCGAAATTACAGCTCAGATAGGAAGATTCGGACCTTATGTTAAGTTAGGGTCAATCTTTGCATCTATAAGCGAAGATGAAATATTTACTATCACACCTGAAGAAGCAGAAGCAAGAGTCAATGCAAAAAAAGAATCATCACAAGGTGCAAATATTAAAGAATTTCCTTTAAATGATAATATCAAAGTCAAGAAAGGTAGATTTGGTCCTTATGTTACCGATGGAAAAACAAATGCAAAGATTCCTAAAGGTACAGAGCCTGCTTCATTAACTTTGGAAGAATGTTTAGCATTGATAGAGAATTCGTCTTCTAAAAAGAAAACAACCCGCCGAGCAAAAGCATAATATTTTTGATAAATTTGAACAAAAGCATATAATTCAGATTGAGTTATATGCTTTTTTCCAGTTAAATGAAACATTTTTGAGATTTATGTGTCTTAATGTTAAGATATTTGCAATAATAATTATTTCTAATAAATATATATAAAAAGTAATATGAAATTGAGAAGAATATTAGCTATCATTTTGATTACAGCAGCATCGTATATTTTGATGGGCAGTGCTTGTTCTAATTATACGAATTTCACAACTTACTTCAATACTTTTTATAATATGGAACGGCTTACTTACGAAGCCGAAGAAGAATTTGAATTTCAGGAAGAAAAGCGCAGAGTCCAACCAAGGGTATTTGTACCACAGCCCGAAATATTCGTATCTGAAGAAACTACAATGGGTCCTCCTGCATTTTTGACCGAATTTATAGTTAGTAAACAAAAACGTCAGCCTGTACAGGTAAAACTTGACTCAATAATTATAAAAGGTTCAAAAATTTTAGCAAGAAAAGGAAAGAGCGATTATGTCGAAGGTTCGCTCTGGCTGATGGCTAAATCATTCTTTTATCAGGAAGACTGGCTAAATTCTCAGCTCAAATGCAGTGAACTTGTAGATAAATTCCCTGACGGTGATTTATCGCCGGATGCACATCTGCTTTATACAAAAAATTTATTGATTCAGAGAAAATTCTTAGCAGGCGAAGTTATGCTTTCGCGAACTGTTGATATCGCTTGGCAGAAAAAACGCTATGATATTCTATCGGAAGCTTTTAGAATTGAAGCTGAGCTTGCACTGCTGAATAATGACCACGAAAAAGCATTGAGACCCTACCGAAATGCAATATCGCAGACTGATGACGGCAAGATAAAAGCCCGCTGGCAACTTGATATGGCGGCTCTTTTATTTAGGATTCACAGATTTGAAGCTGCTGAAGCCGCTTTCAGACTTGTTCACAGATATTCACCTGAATATATTCAAAAATTTGAAGCATATTTATATCAGGCTGCATCATTGGGTCGCTTAAAACGATATGATGAAGCTGATGAAATACTTAGAAAGTTAGAGCGAGACGGAAAATATGAAGAGTGGATTGCTCACACTAAAGTGCAGCAACTACAGATTGCACGATTGAAATGGCTTGATACAAATTATGTACCTAATCAAGACGAAGTTAAGTATACAACAGAAGAACTTGCGAAATTTGAAAAAACCGTTGATTCTGCATATTCAAATAATCCGGCATTGCTTACATATTATTACGAAAAAGGACAAAATTATTACGATAGGAATGATTATGTAAGAGCAAGGTCAATGTTTGCTAAAGCTCGTGTAACAAGAACGCCTGTTTTCAAAACAGCGGAAAAAATGTTCCAGCTTATGAATACTTGGGATTTGAAGCAAAAAGCAGCTGAACCACTTCTGGCTAAATTGAAATCCGATGAAAGTGAAGTTACTGATTCAACGCGGCTTGAGCTATGTTCTCATTTGTATGCAATTGGTAGAATTCATGAGGAATTGGATAATAAAGATTCTGTTGAATATTATTTCAAATTAGCTGTAGATAATGCTCCTCTTCGACAGCCGGAAAGTTCGCAGTATTATTATTCTTATTCCCGAATTATGAAAGAAAAAGATGCATTTCTTGCAGATTCACTTCTGGAAATTATTGTCATGAATCATCCATTGACAGAATTCGGCAAAGATGCTCAGCTTCAGTTAGGTTATACAAGTAATTTCGTTATTGATACAGTTGCAGAATTATATACATCCGGATTGAATTTAATGCGGCATGGTGATTATAATTATTCTATAGACCAATTTTCCAAAGTATATTTCAAATACCCTAACTCAAAATACACTCCTGCTTCGGTTTATACAATCGGATGGATTTATGAACGATATTTAAGG
Protein-coding sequences here:
- the topA gene encoding type I DNA topoisomerase; translated protein: MSVEKKIKSLVIVESPAKAKTIEKLLGKDFYVTSSVGHIRDLPKKEMSIDIKKGFIPNYEISPEKKKTVSELKKLVKESETVWLATDEDREGEAIAWHLCEALGLDYKKTKRIVFHEITKTAISKAIQNPRIIDKNLVDAQQARRVLDRLVGYELSPVLWKKVKKGLSAGRVQSVAVRLIVEREREIEDFKSEASFRIIGEFLTEENKKFNAELKKRFKSLEEAEKFLNHIKNSTFTVSDLIVKPSKKSPSPPFTTSTLQQEASRKLGFSVKQTMIVAQKLYESGKITYMRTDSLNLSDDALNNAKDFISSEFGKNYSNLRKFKTKNESAQEAHEAIRPTDISASEIKGERDQSRLYELIWKRTVASQMADAELEKTTANIEISNSEELFVATGEVIKFDGFLKVYIESSDEDNGEENGSKMLPKIRQGENPEREKITGRQVFKNPPARYTEASLVKKLEELSIGRPSTYAPTISTIQDRGYVEKGDREGKIREYFTLELAENQVTITKKSETTGSERAKLFPTDMGLVVNDFLVKFFPVVVDFNFTAKVEEEFDEIAEGKIEWQSMIAGFYHPFHKTIESSDGISREEAVQSRELGTDPKSGRPIYVKIGPYGPMFQLGDKEDIEKPKFASLPKGMRMEQATISDALQYFALPRKVGLASDGSEITAQIGRFGPYVKLGSIFASISEDEIFTITPEEAEARVNAKKESSQGANIKEFPLNDNIKVKKGRFGPYVTDGKTNAKIPKGTEPASLTLEECLALIENSSSKKKTTRRAKA
- a CDS encoding tetratricopeptide repeat protein, with protein sequence MKLRRILAIILITAASYILMGSACSNYTNFTTYFNTFYNMERLTYEAEEEFEFQEEKRRVQPRVFVPQPEIFVSEETTMGPPAFLTEFIVSKQKRQPVQVKLDSIIIKGSKILARKGKSDYVEGSLWLMAKSFFYQEDWLNSQLKCSELVDKFPDGDLSPDAHLLYTKNLLIQRKFLAGEVMLSRTVDIAWQKKRYDILSEAFRIEAELALLNNDHEKALRPYRNAISQTDDGKIKARWQLDMAALLFRIHRFEAAEAAFRLVHRYSPEYIQKFEAYLYQAASLGRLKRYDEADEILRKLERDGKYEEWIAHTKVQQLQIARLKWLDTNYVPNQDEVKYTTEELAKFEKTVDSAYSNNPALLTYYYEKGQNYYDRNDYVRARSMFAKARVTRTPVFKTAEKMFQLMNTWDLKQKAAEPLLAKLKSDESEVTDSTRLELCSHLYAIGRIHEELDNKDSVEYYFKLAVDNAPLRQPESSQYYYSYSRIMKEKDAFLADSLLEIIVMNHPLTEFGKDAQLQLGYTSNFVIDTVAELYTSGLNLMRHGDYNYSIDQFSKVYFKYPNSKYTPASVYTIGWIYERYLRLPDSALAYYKILLDEYPETEHAKEVNLGVAYKMAVNTGEIPDSLKEREVVFPPKPVTPEKGKIKPERKPPVQKPNALDPKQLLKDPASILKSAESLISDPVEMLKDIEFPPKLIENPDDMILESPSQTPTPPDSNTFVVPQVQEPKK
- a CDS encoding aminotransferase class I/II-fold pyridoxal phosphate-dependent enzyme gives rise to the protein MSHHSLNIDTICVHAGLKESPEGAVVTPIFQTSTFKFQSADHGARLFNGEEEGYIYTRMRNPTVEAMEDAVAALEGGVKAIGCASGMAAVHLIIASTLKTGDHVICSEAVYGPTVTILKDLFTHYNVDTTFVDTSNLAAIEAAFKPNTKLVHIETPGNPTLIMADIKAIADMSHCRGAKLSVDSTFMSPVYQRPFEFGADYIMHSMTKFLNGHADVVAGIVVLNDIAEYKHFRKMSNLIGGVIDPFNSFLVHRGLKTLALRVRKQAENAQKVAEYLENHPKVDWVRFPGLKSHPQYELGLKQMTGHGSMIALELKGGYDAGKKLMDTIELFVLAVSLGGVESLIQHPASMTHNSMGKEAREQAHITDGLVRIAIGIEDADDLIAALDKGLAGI